One window of the Chitinophaga niabensis genome contains the following:
- a CDS encoding sugar kinase, whose product MNDSLAAFGEFLLRLHSNHGKRFQQTDGYTAYYAGAEANVCVLLARLGMKVEYVSRVPDNDLAAAGLQQLRGHGVGTKHIVHGGSKLGLYFTEAGNQIRPTRVIYDRTGSSFAELQSGDINWNDVLEEQQYFHWSGVAAALSESAANVCKEAIEAARKKGITISADFNYRATLWKYGKEPKEVMPALLEHSQIAVADLDAVKICYGIETDPKLSLEERFQQVHLSLKPHMPQLKTLGMSFRKPGGIYCAALAHEDKYYYAEGFTLHNITDQIGTGDAFTAGILYGLMNKYPPQDIINFATACGALKQSIPGDWAVITKKEIEEMMSSGVSGRVTR is encoded by the coding sequence ATGAATGATAGCCTTGCAGCCTTTGGAGAGTTTTTGCTGAGATTGCACAGCAACCATGGTAAGCGTTTCCAGCAAACAGATGGATACACAGCTTACTATGCTGGTGCAGAAGCGAATGTATGTGTGCTGCTGGCCCGCTTAGGCATGAAGGTGGAATATGTAAGCCGGGTGCCTGATAACGATCTGGCCGCTGCCGGCCTGCAACAATTGAGAGGCCATGGCGTAGGAACTAAGCATATTGTACACGGCGGTTCCAAACTTGGGTTATATTTCACAGAAGCCGGCAACCAGATCAGGCCCACCAGGGTGATCTATGACCGCACAGGCAGTTCCTTTGCAGAACTGCAATCCGGCGATATCAACTGGAACGATGTTTTAGAAGAACAACAATACTTTCACTGGTCAGGCGTAGCAGCTGCTTTGTCCGAAAGCGCTGCCAATGTTTGTAAAGAAGCCATAGAGGCAGCGCGGAAGAAAGGGATCACTATATCAGCAGATTTCAACTACCGCGCTACTTTATGGAAATACGGGAAGGAACCGAAAGAGGTGATGCCGGCCCTGCTGGAACACAGCCAGATAGCCGTTGCAGACCTGGATGCCGTAAAGATCTGTTACGGCATTGAAACAGATCCCAAATTATCACTGGAAGAGCGTTTTCAGCAGGTACACCTTTCTTTAAAACCCCACATGCCGCAGTTAAAAACACTGGGCATGAGCTTCCGGAAACCAGGCGGCATCTACTGCGCTGCCTTAGCCCATGAGGATAAATATTACTATGCGGAAGGTTTCACACTCCATAACATCACAGACCAGATCGGCACCGGCGATGCTTTTACAGCAGGCATCCTGTACGGCTTGATGAACAAATATCCCCCGCAGGATATTATCAACTTCGCCACTGCCTGCGGCGCCTTAAAACAAAGTATCCCTGGAGACTGGGCGGTTATAACTAAAAAGGAAATAGAAGAAATGATGAGTAGCGGAGTATCAGGAAGAGTAACCAGATAA
- a CDS encoding RidA family protein has translation MKNTQAEEQLEKTGLTLPPAPAPLGVYKPFLIDGKYLYLSGHGPVKSDKSLIIGRIGEDMDMEEGKLAAQQVGLAMLSTIKTHVGLDKVKRVIKVLGMVNCTPDFERHPYVINGCSELFAKVWGEENGIGVRSAVGFGSLPDNIPVEIEALFELY, from the coding sequence ATGAAAAACACCCAAGCCGAAGAACAACTGGAAAAGACCGGATTAACATTACCACCCGCACCCGCACCACTGGGCGTTTACAAACCATTCCTGATAGATGGTAAGTATCTCTATCTTTCAGGCCATGGCCCTGTGAAAAGCGACAAGTCACTGATCATTGGCCGTATCGGGGAAGATATGGATATGGAAGAAGGGAAACTGGCTGCGCAGCAGGTTGGACTCGCCATGTTATCCACCATCAAAACCCATGTGGGATTGGATAAAGTGAAACGTGTGATCAAAGTGCTGGGAATGGTGAACTGCACCCCTGATTTTGAACGTCATCCTTATGTGATCAATGGTTGCAGCGAACTGTTCGCAAAAGTATGGGGAGAAGAAAACGGTATTGGTGTAAGAAGTGCTGTGGGTTTTGGTTCCCTCCCGGATAATATCCCGGTGGAAATTGAAGCCTTGTTTGAGTTATACTAA
- a CDS encoding gluconate:H+ symporter, protein MAFVIVACCIALLVLLLTWGKLNAFLAFLIVAIISGIWLNVPIQKIPAALQKGIGDTVGSLMMILTLGAMLGKLVAESGAAKQIANTLMQTFGPKYVQWALLIAGFIIGIPLYYGVGFVLMVPLIFSVIYQYKLPAVYIGLPTLTALSVTHGFLPPHPSPVVLAGQFKANMGITLMYGLAVAIPAVIIAGPVFARWLKGIPTGPLQLFQVKEDERKPGKLNSFLTALLPVFLLMITTVLPKNNFLHFAGEAPIVMLFCLLIATFTLGILQQTPVKAVMSTYTEAVKDVAMILLIIAGAGALKEVLAQSGVSEQIAREMQTWPIHPLILGWLMAAIIRACVGSATIAGITAAGMVAPLVLQGHADPNLMVLSVGAGSLMFSHVNDAGFWMFKEYFNLSLKNTLLSWSVMETIVGITGLAGVLILDTII, encoded by the coding sequence ATGGCTTTTGTAATCGTTGCATGCTGTATTGCTTTACTGGTACTCCTGCTCACATGGGGCAAGCTGAATGCTTTTCTGGCCTTCCTCATTGTAGCCATTATATCAGGTATCTGGCTAAACGTACCCATACAAAAGATCCCGGCAGCGTTACAGAAAGGAATAGGAGATACAGTTGGCAGCCTGATGATGATCCTGACATTAGGCGCCATGTTAGGAAAACTGGTAGCAGAAAGCGGTGCAGCCAAACAGATTGCCAACACGCTCATGCAAACCTTCGGCCCTAAGTATGTACAATGGGCATTACTGATAGCAGGTTTTATTATAGGTATCCCGTTATACTACGGCGTAGGATTTGTATTAATGGTGCCGCTGATCTTTTCCGTGATCTACCAGTACAAATTACCTGCAGTATATATAGGCCTGCCAACCCTGACCGCATTATCAGTTACCCATGGTTTCCTGCCTCCGCATCCTTCACCGGTGGTGCTCGCAGGTCAGTTTAAAGCTAACATGGGCATTACACTGATGTACGGACTGGCAGTAGCGATTCCGGCTGTGATCATTGCCGGACCTGTGTTTGCCAGATGGCTGAAAGGAATACCCACGGGCCCGCTGCAGTTGTTCCAGGTAAAGGAAGACGAACGTAAACCCGGAAAGCTGAACAGTTTCCTCACCGCCCTGTTGCCTGTATTCCTGCTGATGATCACAACTGTTCTTCCTAAAAATAATTTTCTACATTTCGCAGGTGAAGCGCCAATAGTAATGTTGTTTTGCCTGCTGATAGCTACTTTTACACTAGGTATACTACAACAAACCCCCGTGAAAGCAGTGATGAGCACTTACACAGAAGCGGTTAAAGATGTGGCCATGATATTGCTGATCATTGCAGGCGCGGGGGCTTTGAAAGAAGTACTGGCACAAAGCGGGGTAAGTGAACAGATTGCCAGGGAAATGCAAACCTGGCCTATTCATCCGCTGATACTGGGTTGGCTGATGGCCGCCATCATAAGAGCCTGCGTAGGTTCTGCCACCATTGCAGGAATTACAGCTGCAGGTATGGTAGCACCATTGGTATTGCAGGGACATGCAGATCCTAACCTGATGGTATTATCTGTTGGAGCAGGAAGTCTTATGTTCTCCCATGTGAACGATGCCGGTTTCTGGATGTTTAAAGAGTACTTCAACCTGAGCCTGAAGAACACACTGCTCTCCTGGTCTGTAATGGAAACGATCGTAGGCATAACAGGATTGGCAGGCGTATTAATACTGGATACAATTATATAA